From a single Endozoicomonas euniceicola genomic region:
- a CDS encoding serine hydrolase: MKKQLLAIAISLAGISAAHATTTYHQPDQKMLDNLESYQVSAANWEEAKNMRFTMSDAHLYHNYALVTPDAKNKMPLKVVGGFDPAKMMVDDIRPGKKISMYNVMRDRAAIQSYVIMNKDGEILSEDYWSNTEETTNHHVMSAHKSFSSMLAFAVADAGYFKMSDPIGKYAPEFKGSKFENVSIQNFADMTAGVWDLPKSRDDYHNWGMTGLTTGSWDSHMAVSVGYNGLVKDKDGKQVPPVDAYGQLNNFSEWLKVFAKEVKPSAGPGEFYAYRDVNTEMLGLVVTRTTGLPYAEALDKFIWSKGGFNYPVSFFVNQEKESAASGSMNVTARDFAIGSYLMVHDGKNWKGEQVFPKSYVDAVKNGDEVVKNAWAQREYEALVYPQAFYKNQWRTVTDPETGKTFSTMIGVNGNFSAFDHETGNIIAVQGAYREPTGYAYVEVYVRSVIQPIFDELAKKNKG, from the coding sequence ATGAAAAAACAACTGCTGGCTATTGCCATTTCTCTGGCAGGTATTTCTGCTGCCCACGCCACCACCACTTATCACCAGCCTGACCAGAAAATGCTGGACAACCTGGAGTCTTACCAGGTCAGTGCCGCCAACTGGGAAGAAGCCAAAAACATGCGCTTCACCATGTCTGACGCGCACCTTTACCATAACTACGCGCTGGTCACTCCGGATGCGAAAAATAAAATGCCCCTGAAAGTCGTGGGTGGTTTTGACCCGGCGAAAATGATGGTTGACGATATCCGCCCTGGCAAGAAAATCAGCATGTACAACGTTATGCGTGACCGGGCGGCTATCCAAAGTTATGTCATCATGAACAAGGATGGTGAAATCCTTTCTGAAGATTATTGGTCAAACACTGAAGAAACGACCAACCACCACGTTATGAGTGCGCACAAGTCGTTTTCTTCCATGCTGGCGTTCGCTGTTGCTGATGCGGGCTACTTCAAAATGTCCGACCCGATTGGCAAGTACGCACCAGAATTTAAAGGCAGCAAGTTTGAGAATGTCAGCATTCAGAACTTCGCTGATATGACGGCAGGTGTCTGGGATCTTCCCAAGTCCCGTGATGACTACCATAACTGGGGCATGACCGGACTGACTACCGGTTCCTGGGACTCCCACATGGCGGTTTCCGTGGGTTACAACGGTCTGGTGAAGGACAAGGATGGCAAGCAGGTTCCACCAGTAGACGCTTACGGTCAGCTGAATAACTTCAGTGAGTGGCTGAAGGTTTTTGCTAAAGAAGTTAAACCTTCTGCCGGACCAGGTGAATTCTACGCCTACCGTGACGTAAACACCGAAATGCTGGGTCTGGTGGTTACCCGTACCACCGGTCTGCCATACGCTGAAGCCCTGGACAAATTCATCTGGAGCAAAGGCGGCTTTAACTATCCGGTCAGCTTCTTCGTAAACCAGGAGAAAGAAAGCGCGGCTTCCGGCTCCATGAACGTGACGGCTCGTGACTTTGCTATCGGTTCCTACCTGATGGTTCACGACGGCAAGAACTGGAAAGGCGAGCAGGTATTCCCTAAATCCTACGTTGACGCCGTTAAGAACGGTGATGAGGTAGTGAAAAATGCCTGGGCTCAGCGTGAATATGAAGCGCTGGTTTACCCACAGGCATTCTACAAGAACCAGTGGCGTACAGTGACCGATCCTGAAACCGGCAAAACATTCTCTACCATGATTGGTGTGAACGGTAATTTCTCTGCCTTTGACCACGAGACCGGTAATATTATTGCGGTTCAGGGCGCTTACCGCGAGCCAACCGGTTACGCTTACGTAGAGGTTTATGTGCGTAGCGTTATCCAGCCGATTTTTGACGAGCTGGCTAAGAAAAACAAAGGCTAA
- a CDS encoding MarC family protein, producing MQQLIHDFVLLFAVIDPIGTLLLFLSITGGFSPGDRNRIALRATIYSGAILLLFIVVGQLILTAMGIRLGSFQMAGGVILFIFSLKMIFGEDVSHSHDRAEPGHDIAVFPLAIPSMASPGALTAVVIITDNRRYGLDEQILTSIILVVVLLITYLLLLMANTIHKWLGDSGSAILIRVMGMLLCALAVEIVLQGFAGLGAGPPSHL from the coding sequence ATGCAACAACTGATCCACGACTTTGTACTTCTCTTTGCCGTTATTGATCCGATTGGAACCTTGTTGCTCTTTTTATCAATCACGGGTGGTTTTTCTCCCGGTGATCGTAATCGTATAGCGTTGCGGGCGACGATTTATAGCGGAGCCATTTTGCTGCTGTTTATCGTTGTCGGACAATTGATCCTCACCGCCATGGGCATTCGTCTGGGGTCATTCCAGATGGCGGGGGGCGTAATCCTGTTCATTTTTTCTTTGAAAATGATTTTTGGAGAAGATGTTTCTCACTCCCATGACCGGGCTGAACCAGGGCATGATATTGCCGTTTTTCCTCTGGCGATTCCTTCCATGGCAAGCCCCGGCGCTTTGACCGCTGTCGTTATTATTACCGACAACCGCAGGTATGGTCTGGACGAGCAAATCCTGACATCCATTATTCTTGTAGTGGTTCTTCTTATTACCTATCTGCTTCTATTGATGGCTAACACCATTCATAAATGGCTGGGAGACAGCGGTTCTGCCATTTTGATCAGGGTGATGGGAATGCTGCTTTGCGCGTTGGCGGTTGAAATTGTTTTGCAGGGATTTGCAGGACTTGGGGCAGGGCCGCCCAGTCATTTGTAG
- a CDS encoding LysR family transcriptional regulator, producing the protein MKIDAVKAFMLTEETGSISEAARRMKKPRAMLSNWISALEDEWGVSLFDRTGYKPVLTDEGKSLLSVCRSLLASADMLERKVSNILQNDEKSLTFGMDHGVEQSFIIDALQELEHAHPTLNLTIKTGFDDELIYGVESGEIDFVYTSLVEPDLSRFVCRQIGFSDFVAVCHRDHPLASYDYLQVTELYNQRQIWTRLHSSSDSKKIRISDSFWQVSDYKTAIDLVMRGLGWTYCPKSFAIEKIRDGEMVILSHPQAVYRWPVGLLWRADRQPGPVMQHLMDIIASSTFQS; encoded by the coding sequence ATGAAGATTGACGCAGTCAAGGCGTTCATGCTGACTGAAGAGACCGGATCGATCTCTGAGGCAGCCAGAAGAATGAAGAAACCCAGAGCGATGCTGAGCAACTGGATTTCGGCACTGGAAGATGAGTGGGGTGTCAGTTTATTTGACCGAACCGGCTATAAGCCAGTACTGACGGATGAAGGCAAGAGTCTTCTCTCTGTTTGCCGTTCGCTGCTGGCCAGTGCTGATATGCTGGAACGCAAAGTGTCCAACATTCTGCAAAATGATGAAAAAAGTCTTACATTCGGAATGGACCATGGCGTTGAACAGAGTTTCATTATTGACGCTTTGCAAGAACTGGAACACGCTCACCCCACATTGAACCTGACGATAAAAACCGGGTTTGATGATGAGCTGATTTATGGTGTTGAATCCGGTGAAATAGATTTTGTTTATACCAGTCTGGTTGAGCCGGATTTATCTCGTTTTGTTTGTCGGCAGATTGGTTTTTCTGATTTTGTTGCGGTCTGTCATCGTGATCATCCACTGGCCAGTTATGATTATCTCCAGGTCACGGAACTCTATAATCAGCGACAGATCTGGACCCGGCTTCACTCTTCATCAGACTCCAAAAAAATACGCATATCTGACAGTTTCTGGCAGGTCTCTGATTATAAAACCGCCATTGACCTGGTTATGCGGGGGCTGGGCTGGACCTATTGTCCAAAAAGCTTTGCTATAGAGAAGATTCGTGACGGCGAGATGGTTATATTGAGCCACCCCCAGGCAGTTTATCGGTGGCCAGTGGGTTTGCTCTGGCGTGCAGACCGCCAGCCAGGACCGGTGATGCAGCATTTGATGGATATTATTGCCAGTTCGACCTTTCAGTCATAA
- a CDS encoding SDR family oxidoreductase, which translates to MSKTIVITGANRGLGLEFCKQYLAEGHKVYACCRSPESAEELLKLKQEAGGRLEAVPLDVTNAAQLTNLKYTLQGQSVDLLINNAGVSGQRLSFGEVNEQEWMKVLHINTVAPLLVVQELVDLMAADGKILLMTSKMGSIEDNTSGGSYIYRSSKAALNAVGKSLALDLFDRGISVAICHPGWVQTDMGGPNALINTETSIRGLRDVMEQLTIDKSGQFFSYDGSIIPW; encoded by the coding sequence ATGAGTAAAACAATCGTCATTACCGGGGCTAATCGAGGATTAGGACTGGAATTTTGTAAACAGTATCTGGCTGAAGGTCATAAGGTTTACGCCTGCTGTCGTTCACCGGAGTCTGCGGAAGAGCTACTGAAGCTGAAGCAAGAGGCTGGAGGCAGGCTTGAAGCTGTGCCTCTGGATGTCACTAATGCTGCTCAGCTGACCAACCTGAAATACACTTTGCAAGGTCAGAGCGTTGACCTGTTGATTAATAATGCTGGTGTGAGTGGTCAGCGGTTGTCATTTGGTGAGGTTAATGAGCAGGAGTGGATGAAGGTTCTGCATATAAACACGGTTGCTCCTTTGCTGGTGGTTCAGGAGCTGGTTGACCTGATGGCTGCTGACGGAAAAATCCTGCTGATGACCAGCAAAATGGGTAGTATTGAAGATAACACCTCCGGTGGAAGCTATATCTATCGTTCTTCCAAAGCTGCCCTGAACGCCGTTGGTAAAAGCCTTGCCCTTGATCTGTTTGACAGAGGGATCAGCGTTGCTATCTGTCATCCGGGTTGGGTTCAGACGGATATGGGCGGCCCTAATGCCTTGATTAACACTGAAACATCTATTCGTGGTTTACGTGACGTCATGGAACAGCTGACGATTGACAAGTCGGGTCAGTTTTTCAGTTATGACGGATCGATTATTCCCTGGTAA
- a CDS encoding MBL fold metallo-hydrolase, which translates to MTAKSMTFEMLSEGVYAFTAEGDPNTGVVVGTEGVLVFDSQATPAMAQKVLDALKEVTDLPVCYVVLSHYHAVRTLGASAFSGAKVIASHATSELITERGKQDWESELRRFPRLFENHETITGLTRPDILFDECLTIDLGNLKVEIIHPGPGHTGGDTILWLPEQRIMFAGDLVESGATPYCGDAYLHCWPQTLGRLLEMEPLQLLPGRGKAMKSQEGSQTAISTTSGYVSRLYEYASDAVAQGMKLADTFDYIRMKMDRDYSSWVIYEHCLPFNVSRAFDEASGLTVPSIWTAERDKQVWQALQK; encoded by the coding sequence ATGACCGCAAAATCCATGACTTTTGAAATGCTCTCTGAAGGTGTCTATGCCTTTACCGCAGAAGGCGATCCCAATACCGGTGTAGTGGTTGGCACTGAAGGGGTTCTGGTTTTTGACAGCCAGGCCACCCCGGCAATGGCGCAGAAGGTTCTGGATGCCCTCAAAGAAGTGACTGACCTGCCGGTCTGCTACGTGGTACTCAGTCATTATCATGCGGTCAGAACACTGGGAGCCTCTGCATTCTCCGGGGCTAAAGTCATTGCCAGCCATGCAACATCTGAACTTATCACTGAGCGGGGAAAGCAGGACTGGGAATCGGAACTGCGACGTTTTCCCAGATTGTTTGAAAACCACGAGACGATCACAGGCCTGACCAGGCCGGATATTCTGTTTGATGAGTGCCTGACCATTGACCTGGGAAATCTGAAGGTTGAAATCATTCATCCGGGGCCCGGGCATACAGGGGGAGATACGATTCTCTGGCTTCCTGAACAGCGCATAATGTTTGCGGGCGACCTGGTCGAGTCAGGCGCTACGCCCTACTGTGGTGATGCCTATCTGCATTGCTGGCCGCAAACACTGGGTCGCTTGCTGGAAATGGAGCCTTTGCAGTTATTACCGGGTCGTGGCAAAGCGATGAAAAGTCAGGAAGGCTCGCAAACTGCCATATCCACCACCAGTGGCTATGTTTCACGACTCTATGAATACGCCAGTGATGCTGTTGCTCAGGGTATGAAGCTCGCAGACACTTTTGACTATATCCGCATGAAAATGGACAGGGATTACTCATCCTGGGTGATCTATGAGCATTGTCTGCCATTTAATGTGTCCAGAGCCTTTGATGAGGCTTCTGGCTTAACTGTCCCTTCTATCTGGACCGCAGAGCGGGATAAGCAGGTTTGGCAAGCCCTGCAAAAATAA
- a CDS encoding type II toxin-antitoxin system mRNA interferase toxin, RelE/StbE family, with amino-acid sequence MTGDWNGYRSLRLNKQYRVIYTIEPQMVQVKVIKVTAHDYKKR; translated from the coding sequence CTGACTGGCGATTGGAACGGTTATCGCTCCTTACGCCTGAACAAACAATACCGCGTGATCTACACCATCGAACCCCAAATGGTGCAGGTCAAGGTCATCAAGGTGACAGCCCATGACTACAAAAAACGATGA
- a CDS encoding C45 family autoproteolytic acyltransferase/hydolase, with translation MKRKLSAALLASAIAASVVPASLMASAQGLTGIPPVEFQVDLDSQKSEFFTVEVKGTSYERGVQHGEALRKVIRPTLNRFKYDMVSAFLEMAGTDYTWDDYRTFFFEKTGLYQTALKEAPELVEEIRGIADGARLDFKDVFVYNLNFDETFWVLEKMTGVDPMLASEKAGLGLPSGHCSHGSVWGEGQSTVAYTLDWTRHFEGSQALIKHVLEDGTVLLTTTYAGTLIGHGINASEGYTFTPHSKFQLAHDVDNGLAQIFIYRKLVEAGSVDKAINFLNSVKPAAGLAYALTDHRGTRTFEVSSNKVAEMKTDGSWMAIANVARANDDLSGSYRQELKLEGKKVDMQALPEIYWTLNKDSVKRFDMISAATKGKTPAQMTVEKWQELFTHKPINKPVDEKMETSNLWHVVEIDNEFIDYHVSPGNPGHLPMETYRFKYR, from the coding sequence ATGAAAAGAAAACTGAGTGCAGCCCTACTGGCTTCAGCCATTGCGGCAAGCGTTGTACCAGCCAGCCTGATGGCCAGCGCTCAAGGCCTTACCGGTATTCCTCCTGTTGAGTTTCAGGTGGATCTGGACAGCCAGAAATCCGAGTTCTTTACCGTTGAAGTTAAAGGCACTTCCTATGAGCGCGGCGTTCAGCATGGCGAAGCACTCCGCAAGGTTATCCGTCCAACCCTGAACCGTTTTAAATACGATATGGTGTCAGCGTTTCTGGAAATGGCAGGCACTGACTACACCTGGGACGATTACCGAACCTTCTTTTTTGAAAAGACCGGCCTGTACCAGACAGCCCTGAAAGAAGCGCCAGAACTGGTAGAGGAAATCAGAGGCATCGCCGATGGTGCCAGGCTGGACTTTAAAGATGTCTTTGTCTACAACCTCAACTTTGATGAAACCTTCTGGGTACTGGAAAAAATGACTGGCGTCGACCCGATGCTGGCCTCAGAAAAAGCAGGTCTTGGCCTGCCATCCGGACACTGCTCCCATGGTTCTGTATGGGGTGAAGGTCAGTCAACCGTCGCTTACACCCTGGACTGGACCCGTCATTTCGAAGGCAGTCAGGCACTGATCAAGCATGTTCTGGAAGACGGCACCGTTCTGCTGACCACCACTTATGCCGGTACCCTTATCGGTCATGGCATTAACGCTTCAGAAGGTTACACATTTACTCCACACTCCAAGTTCCAGCTGGCTCACGATGTGGACAATGGCCTGGCCCAGATATTTATCTATCGCAAACTGGTTGAAGCGGGTTCTGTGGACAAAGCCATTAACTTCCTGAACTCAGTAAAACCTGCCGCCGGACTGGCCTATGCCCTGACTGACCATCGTGGCACCCGAACCTTCGAGGTTTCTTCCAATAAAGTGGCGGAAATGAAAACCGACGGTTCGTGGATGGCCATTGCCAATGTTGCCCGGGCGAATGATGACCTGTCCGGTTCCTACCGACAGGAGCTGAAGCTGGAAGGCAAGAAGGTCGATATGCAGGCCCTGCCGGAAATTTACTGGACGCTGAACAAAGACAGCGTTAAGCGGTTCGACATGATTTCAGCGGCAACGAAAGGAAAAACGCCTGCCCAGATGACCGTCGAGAAATGGCAGGAGCTGTTCACCCACAAGCCAATAAACAAGCCGGTGGATGAAAAGATGGAAACGTCTAACCTGTGGCATGTGGTGGAAATTGATAACGAGTTTATTGATTACCACGTCTCTCCGGGAAATCCAGGTCATCTGCCAATGGAAACTTACCGTTTCAAATATCGTTAA
- a CDS encoding cation:proton antiporter gives MYLPLAILASFAFLYSILAGRLEKTPISGPVVFITFGLLLGPLGAGWLQLDVTGTELRVLADLVLALVLFSDAASVNKVVLKSGLSLPLRMLLIGLPGVIAVGFLAAWLMFDSLTLWEMAILATMLSATDAALGKTVVTSKAVPANIRMALNVESGLNDGLCVPVLFLFIALATADAGSHDTSALAVQLVVTEIGIGLFVGLSITALGVWFIFHAWRRGWITDLWGQLPVTMLALTCFAVAQSLHGSGYIAAFVGGLLFGYIARRRAHELVLDTEGTGETLGMLTWILFGSVVIPEVIDHFTWQIFGYAVLSLTVIRMLPVLLSLVGTKESCGKRLFLAWFGPRGLASIVFAVIVLNQDIAGAEQLAVIVSCTVLLSAVIHGITAVPFTLLLNRFDRKER, from the coding sequence ATGTATTTACCCCTTGCCATTCTCGCTTCATTTGCATTTCTATACAGCATTCTGGCAGGCCGCTTAGAAAAAACACCCATCTCAGGCCCCGTGGTTTTCATTACATTTGGCTTACTGTTGGGACCGTTGGGAGCAGGCTGGCTTCAGCTTGATGTGACAGGCACTGAGCTAAGAGTGCTGGCTGACCTGGTGCTTGCCCTGGTGTTGTTTTCTGATGCTGCCAGTGTGAACAAAGTGGTCCTTAAATCGGGTTTGTCTCTCCCTCTGCGAATGTTATTGATCGGACTTCCCGGAGTCATTGCAGTGGGATTTCTGGCTGCCTGGCTGATGTTTGATTCGTTAACTCTGTGGGAGATGGCGATTCTTGCCACCATGCTCAGTGCAACGGATGCCGCTCTGGGGAAAACCGTTGTCACCAGTAAAGCCGTTCCGGCGAATATTCGTATGGCGCTTAATGTTGAGAGTGGCTTAAACGACGGTCTTTGTGTACCTGTTCTGTTTTTGTTTATTGCCCTTGCGACTGCCGACGCAGGAAGTCATGACACATCCGCTCTGGCGGTTCAGCTGGTGGTGACTGAGATAGGGATTGGCCTTTTTGTCGGTCTTTCAATCACGGCATTGGGTGTCTGGTTTATTTTTCATGCCTGGAGGCGGGGCTGGATAACTGACCTTTGGGGGCAGCTGCCTGTTACCATGCTGGCCCTGACCTGCTTTGCTGTCGCACAGTCGCTTCATGGCAGCGGTTATATTGCCGCTTTTGTGGGTGGACTGCTGTTTGGTTATATAGCCAGAAGAAGGGCGCATGAGTTGGTGCTCGATACAGAAGGCACGGGCGAGACACTGGGTATGCTGACCTGGATTCTGTTTGGGTCAGTGGTTATTCCTGAAGTTATTGACCACTTTACCTGGCAGATTTTCGGATATGCCGTGTTAAGCCTTACTGTTATTCGAATGCTACCTGTTTTGTTGTCTCTGGTGGGGACGAAAGAAAGTTGTGGAAAAAGGCTGTTTCTGGCCTGGTTTGGTCCCCGGGGGCTGGCAAGTATTGTCTTTGCCGTTATCGTACTGAATCAGGATATAGCCGGTGCTGAGCAGTTGGCGGTCATTGTTTCGTGTACTGTACTGCTTAGTGCAGTGATACACGGAATCACGGCCGTTCCTTTTACCTTGCTATTGAATCGCTTTGATCGTAAAGAGCGTTAA
- a CDS encoding adenosine deaminase, giving the protein MIHALPKAELHLHIEGTLEPELMFELAARNNIQLPYHSVEDVRRAYEFSDLQSFLDIYYAGAGVLQTEQDFYDLTWAYLLRCQQDNVVHTEIFFDPQTHTDRGIHFETVIKGIHSALQEGEKKLGITSQIIMCFLRHLSAEAAMQTLEMSRPWHHWMIGVGLDSSEVGHPPEKFKAVFARARHYGLKAVAHAGEEGPADYIWGAIKSLGAERIDHGVRCEDDQQLVNYLVEHQVPLTVCPLSNEKLKVFSHLEDHNLKSMLNKGLLVTVNSDDPAYFGGYVNDNYRAVQSALSLTDDEICQLVKNSFNASFISTELRTGYLQQLENAFKEFQQHE; this is encoded by the coding sequence ATGATCCATGCGTTGCCCAAGGCTGAATTACATTTACATATTGAAGGAACGTTGGAGCCGGAGTTGATGTTTGAACTGGCTGCCCGAAATAATATCCAGTTGCCATACCACAGTGTCGAAGACGTTCGTCGAGCCTATGAGTTCAGTGACCTGCAATCGTTTCTTGATATTTATTATGCCGGCGCTGGTGTATTACAAACCGAACAGGATTTTTATGATCTGACCTGGGCCTATCTGCTGCGCTGTCAGCAGGACAATGTCGTTCATACCGAAATCTTTTTTGATCCTCAAACCCATACCGATCGCGGTATTCACTTTGAAACGGTTATCAAGGGTATTCATTCAGCGTTGCAGGAAGGTGAAAAGAAGCTGGGCATTACCAGTCAGATCATTATGTGCTTTTTGCGTCATTTAAGCGCTGAAGCGGCTATGCAAACCCTGGAAATGTCACGCCCCTGGCACCACTGGATGATTGGGGTAGGGTTGGATTCTTCTGAAGTTGGTCATCCCCCGGAAAAATTCAAGGCGGTATTTGCCAGGGCAAGGCATTACGGTTTAAAAGCCGTCGCTCACGCTGGTGAAGAAGGCCCGGCAGATTATATCTGGGGAGCTATCAAAAGCCTTGGGGCTGAACGCATTGATCATGGTGTTCGGTGTGAGGATGATCAGCAGCTGGTGAATTATCTGGTTGAACATCAGGTCCCTTTAACCGTTTGCCCTTTGTCGAATGAAAAATTAAAAGTATTCAGTCACCTTGAAGATCACAATCTTAAATCTATGTTAAACAAAGGGCTGCTGGTGACGGTCAATTCCGATGATCCGGCTTATTTTGGTGGCTATGTTAATGATAACTATCGGGCCGTTCAGTCAGCATTGTCGTTAACCGACGATGAAATCTGCCAGTTAGTAAAAAACAGTTTTAATGCCAGCTTTATCAGTACTGAGCTGAGGACTGGCTATCTGCAACAACTTGAAAACGCCTTTAAGGAGTTTCAACAGCATGAGTAA
- a CDS encoding serine hydrolase domain-containing protein, whose product MKKALLATAVAFASLSFNASATVTFHEADQKMLDQTANLGITQANWDANEFVSMFYIEAQRVSDHAVISKSQQPRRFEKSDKTLDLASVKVNDVDGSELSLYDLLRDRLHNRSMVVLQDGKLVHEHYWSGTNKDTKQLTMSAGKSITSSLMAIAQSEGYLKFSDPVKKWLPEAKGTVIGDGPLQYISDMRSGFALIDEVQNVYGDDWDTSMEDAISWHGHVDTDWVGIKDYTPHLTKLSYEQGKKYEYHSYNTEVLGLATQRAVGRHFTDYLAEKIWNEGQFTSDTTIMVDREKNVIASGSMTMTTRDFANMGDIWAHNGQSQNGTQVIPADWLNDIWEGNKEVRNAWAKGKEAALAEGFYKDQFRVLNLGGQEWLIAVGVNGQIIAVERDSKTVIAMFSSYNVPSSPRLAVGFFHTAIPAIMDNIKKS is encoded by the coding sequence ATGAAAAAAGCATTGCTGGCAACAGCCGTTGCATTTGCCTCCCTCTCATTTAATGCTTCAGCCACAGTGACCTTCCATGAAGCTGACCAGAAGATGCTGGATCAAACCGCCAATCTGGGTATTACTCAAGCTAACTGGGACGCCAATGAATTTGTGTCCATGTTTTATATTGAAGCCCAGCGGGTCAGTGACCATGCGGTGATCTCCAAAAGTCAACAGCCTCGCCGTTTTGAGAAATCCGATAAAACACTGGATTTGGCGTCAGTCAAGGTTAATGACGTTGATGGTTCTGAATTGTCCCTCTATGACTTGCTGAGAGACCGTCTGCACAACCGCTCAATGGTTGTACTTCAGGATGGCAAGCTGGTTCATGAACACTACTGGTCCGGCACCAATAAAGACACCAAGCAGCTCACTATGTCAGCGGGTAAGTCGATCACCAGCTCATTGATGGCAATAGCCCAGTCCGAGGGATACCTTAAGTTCAGCGACCCGGTTAAGAAGTGGTTGCCAGAAGCCAAAGGTACTGTTATTGGTGACGGGCCTTTACAGTACATTTCTGATATGCGTTCCGGCTTCGCCCTGATTGATGAGGTGCAGAATGTTTACGGGGATGACTGGGATACTTCTATGGAAGACGCTATCTCCTGGCACGGCCATGTAGATACAGATTGGGTAGGTATTAAGGATTACACCCCGCACCTGACCAAGCTGTCTTACGAGCAGGGCAAGAAGTACGAATACCACTCTTACAACACCGAAGTTCTGGGTCTTGCTACCCAGCGGGCCGTGGGCAGGCATTTTACGGATTACCTTGCGGAGAAAATCTGGAATGAAGGTCAGTTCACGTCGGACACCACCATTATGGTTGACCGGGAGAAAAACGTCATTGCCAGTGGCTCCATGACCATGACCACCCGGGATTTTGCCAATATGGGTGATATCTGGGCTCACAATGGTCAGTCGCAAAATGGTACCCAGGTGATTCCCGCAGACTGGCTGAATGATATCTGGGAAGGCAATAAAGAAGTGCGCAATGCCTGGGCGAAAGGTAAAGAGGCTGCCTTGGCGGAAGGCTTTTACAAGGACCAGTTCCGGGTATTGAACCTGGGTGGTCAGGAATGGCTTATCGCTGTCGGGGTTAATGGTCAGATTATTGCGGTAGAGCGTGACAGCAAAACCGTTATCGCCATGTTCAGTAGTTATAACGTTCCCTCTTCACCACGACTGGCGGTCGGCTTTTTCCATACCGCTATTCCGGCGATTATGGATAACATCAAAAAATCCTAA
- a CDS encoding Hpt domain-containing protein, whose amino-acid sequence MLDLTNLRMITNGNKTMLNALLTEFISTTDHDLKELSSAITDQKYGSIARLSHRIKGAAAIVGASELVELTAKLEAAAYQSGQDNPSDLLDRIVHCYKNVSEEINHYK is encoded by the coding sequence ATGCTGGACCTGACTAACCTTCGGATGATCACTAATGGTAATAAGACCATGCTCAACGCGCTCTTGACGGAGTTTATCAGCACAACAGATCACGACCTGAAAGAGCTAAGCAGTGCTATCACTGACCAGAAATACGGCTCAATAGCCAGACTCTCTCATCGAATAAAAGGGGCTGCTGCAATCGTTGGTGCATCAGAGCTTGTTGAGTTAACGGCAAAACTGGAAGCAGCTGCCTATCAGTCCGGTCAGGATAACCCATCTGATCTGCTGGATAGAATCGTTCACTGCTATAAAAATGTTTCTGAAGAAATCAACCACTACAAATGA
- a CDS encoding helix-turn-helix domain-containing protein — translation MTTKNDEWLPATKQIDVTVGESVRILRELQGLSQNQLAERTGIPQSTLSAIENNTVSLGIHRAKQLAIALSCHPAVLCFPGWDVNQRVS, via the coding sequence ATGACTACAAAAAACGATGAATGGCTTCCCGCCACTAAACAGATCGATGTAACAGTGGGTGAATCCGTTCGCATTCTGCGCGAACTTCAGGGGCTCAGTCAGAACCAGTTGGCGGAGCGTACCGGCATCCCTCAGTCCACCCTGTCTGCCATCGAAAACAACACTGTAAGCCTGGGCATCCACCGGGCCAAACAGCTTGCTATCGCTCTGAGTTGCCATCCTGCTGTCTTGTGCTTTCCTGGCTGGGATGTCAACCAGAGAGTAAGTTAA